One Equus asinus isolate D_3611 breed Donkey chromosome 19, EquAss-T2T_v2, whole genome shotgun sequence genomic region harbors:
- the USP40 gene encoding ubiquitin carboxyl-terminal hydrolase 40 isoform X18 yields the protein MPCSAAMTLPSFSEFVIPSPAFLRAWTVESKRPSRLLRADQQQLKEYKLGRRTEICLEPLQKEENLGPQDVLLRTQMRLPGERAYALPMDMVWDAVRGWTAGSLRQRVADFYSLPVEKIEIAKYFPEKFEWLPISSWNQQITKRKKKKKQDNLQGAPYHLKDGDTIGVKNLLAEDDDDFSTVTDDIGKEKQKQLALGKRKSQEALRVQSSHVFSGAETPARPRGPEASLSIHVGSFR from the exons ATGCCATGTTCAGCG gCCATGACCTTGCCCTCCTTCTCGGAGTTTGTCATCCCATCCCCAGCCTTCCTCAGAGCCTGGACGGTGGAAAGTAAGCGCCCCAGCAGGCTCTTACGAGCTGACCAGCAGCAGCTCAA GGAATATAAACTGGGCAGGAGAACTGAGATCTGCTTAGAGCcccttcagaaagaagaaaacttggg CCCCCAGGACGTGCTGCTGAGGACGCAGATGCGCCTCCCTGGCGAGAGGGCATACGCCCTGCCCATGGACATGGTGTGGGATGCTGTCCGAGGCTGGACTGCTGGCTCCCTGAGGCAGCGAGTTGCTGATTTCTATTCTCTTCCTgtggaaaaaattgaaattgcCAAATACTTTCCTGAAAAGTTTGAATGGCTTCCAATATCTAGCTGG aaccagcaaattactaagaggaaaaagaagaaaaagcaagataaTTTGCAGGGGGCGCCTTATCACTTGAAAGATGGCGATACTATTGGTGTTAAG AATCTCCTGgctgaagatgatgatgatttcaGTACAGTCACGGATgacattggaaaagaaaaacagaaacagctggctctgggCAAAAGGAAAAG CCAAGAAGCCCTGCGTGTCCAGAGCAGCCATGTTTTCTCTGGTGCAGAGACGCCTGCCCGGCCCCGTGGACCAGAAGCTTCTCTCTCCATCCACGTTGGGAGTTTCAGGTAG